The Pseudorasbora parva isolate DD20220531a chromosome 16, ASM2467924v1, whole genome shotgun sequence genome includes a region encoding these proteins:
- the LOC137043571 gene encoding extracellular calcium-sensing receptor-like, whose product MLLFLYTLLLFHHLQTMVENALCRIMGEPKYPLLSRDGDVTIGGIFAVHSKLTLSSFEFTEKPQPLSCSSVNLRDFRMAQIMIFAIEEINRSESLLPNVSVGYQIYDNCGSRLYSINSTMALLNGHDFAAEDRCNVQSSIHVIIGESESSATVILSRTTGPFKIPVISQSATCECLSNRKEYPSFFRTIASDYHQSRALAYIVKHFGWSWVGAVNTDNDYGNNGMAIFLKTAQKEGICVEYSVKFYRTESEKLKKVVDIIKQGTAKVIVAFLTSFEMKNLLEQLNIQNITGLQMIGVEAWITAKSLIIPKTFNFLGGSLGFAMRKIDVEGFSDYVINAFWDTAFPCSQTERNSSQYALNCSIYQDLLELKTYNEDVPEQRYASNVYKAVYAVAHSLHNLLKCRKQKGCDKSLRIQPQEVVEALKNVNFTVKFGDHVWFDNTGGTVAQYEIVNWQQESDGSVQFKPVGYYDASLPPDKHFFLKTESIIWAGGQLEKPRSVCSESCTPGTRKAAQKGRPACCYDCIPCADGEISNETDSNNCKQCPGEYWSNAEKNKCVLKAVEFLSFTEVMGIVLVFFSLFGVGLTVLMAILFYSKKDTPIVKANNSELSFLLLFSLSLCFLCSLTFIGRPTEWSCMLRHTAFGITFVLCISCVLGKTIVVLMAFKATLPGSNVMKWFGPSQQRLSVLSFTLVQVLICVLWLTISPPFPYKNMTYYHEKIILECSLGSIIGFSAVLGYIGLLAVLCLILAFLARTLPDNFNEAKFITFSILIFCAVWITFIPAYVSSPGKFTVAVEIFAILASSFGLLLCIFIPKCHIILFKPEQNTKQYMMGKVPSKSY is encoded by the exons ATGCTTCTCTTTCTTTACACACTCCTGCTTTTTCATCACCTTCAAACAATGGTGGAAAATGCACTTTGCAGAATAATGGGAGAACCTAAGTACCCACTGCTTTCCAGGGATGGCGACGTAACCATTGGAGGAATTTTTGCAGTTCACAGTAAACTAACATTGTCTTCATTTGAATTTACAGAAAAACCTCAACCTCTATCATGTTCCAG TGTAAATCTAAGAGATTTCCGGATGGCTCAAATCATGATCTTTGCCATTGAGGAGATTAACAGAAGTGAAAGTTTGCTCCCAAATGTTTCAGTTGGCTATCAAATTTATGATAACTGTGGTTCAAGACTGTATTCTATTAATTCAACAATGGCATTGCTGAATGGCCATGATTTTGCAGCAGAAGACAGATGCAATGTACAATCATCTATACATGTTATCATAGGAGAATCAGAGTCTTCTGCCACAGTGATTCTGTCCAGAACTACAGGACCTTTTAAAATTCCAGTG ATTAGTCAGTCAGCCACATGTGAATGTCTCAGTAATAGGAAAGAGTACCCTTCTTTCTTCAGGACAATTGCTAGTGATTACCATCAGAGCAGAGCACTAGCATACATAGTCAAGCATTTTGGCTGGTCTTGGGTGGGAGCTGTAAACACTGACAATGACTATGGAAACAATGGAATGGCAATATTTCTGAAAACAGCACAGAAGGAGGGCATTTGTGTGGAGTACTCTGTGAAATTCTACCGAACGGAGtctgaaaaactaaaaaaagtggTAGACATTATAAAACAAGGCACTGCAAAGGTTATTGTTGCATTTCTTACCAGTTTTGAGATGAAAAATCTACTTGAGCAGCTAAATATTCAGAACATTACAGGGCTCCAAATGATTGGTGTGGAGGCATGGATAACTGCAAAGAGTTTGATAATTCCAAAAACGTTTAATTTTCTGGGAGGTTCACTGGGGTTTGCGATGAGAAAAATTGATGTTGAAGGGTTTTCTGATTATGTTATAAATGCTTTCTGGGACACAGCTTTTCCATGCTCACAGACTGAACGGAATTCTTCTCAGTATGCATTAAATTGCAGCATTTATCAGGATCTACTCGAGCTGAAAACCTACAATGAAGATGTGCCAGAACAAAGATATGCAAGTAATGTCTACAAAGCAGTTTATGCTGTCGCTCATTCACTACACAATCTACTCAAATGCAGAAAGCAAAAAGGTTGTGATAAAAGCCTGAGAATACAACCACAGGAG GTAGTTGAGGCtctgaaaaatgtaaatttcaCAGTAAAGTTTGGAGATCATGTGTGGTTTGACAACACTGGTGGCACAGTAGCCCAGTATGAAATTGTGAACTGGCAGCAGGAGTCTGATGGATCAGTCCAATTTAAACCAGTGGGATACTATGATGCCTCACTACCTCCTGACAAGCACTTTTTTCTAAAAACTGAAAGCATAATCTGGGCTGGAGGACAGCTGGAG AAGCCAAGGTCTGTGTGCAGTGAGAGCTGTACTCCAGGTACTAGGAAGGCTGCACAAAAAGGAAGACCTGCCTGCTGTTATGACTGTATTCCATGTGCTGATGGAGAAATAAGTAATGAGACAG ATTCAAATAACTGCAAGCAGTGTCCAGGGGAATACTGGTCTAATGCtgagaaaaataaatgtgtgttaaagGCTGTAGAGTTTCTGTCATTCACAGAAGTTATGGGTATAGTGCTAGTCTTTTTCTCGCTGTTTGGAGTAGGATTAACTGTGCTTATGGCCATCCTGTTTTACAGCAAGAAGGACACCCCCATAGTAAAAGCCAACAACTCAGAGCTGAGCTTCCTGCTGCTCTTTTCATTGTCTCTGTGTTTCCTCTGTTCACTTACTTTCATCGGTCGGCCCACTGAGTGGTCCTGTATGTTGCGCCACACAGCGTTTGGTATAACTTTTGTCCTCTGTATCTCTTGTGTTCTGGGGAAAACAATAGTGGTGTTAATGGCCTTCAAGGCTACACTTCCAGGAAGTAATGTCATGAAATGGTTTGGGCCTTCACAACAACGACTCAGTGTTCTTTCCTTTACACTTGTACAGGTTCTTATCTGTGTGCTTTGGCTAACAATATCTCCTCCATTTCCCTATAAAAATATGACATATTATCATGAAAAAATTATTCTTGAGTGCAGTCTGGGTTCGATTATAGGTTTCTCTGCTGTTCTGGGTTATATTGGCCTACTCGCTGTCTTGTGCCTGATTCTGGCTTTTCTAGCACGTACGTTGCCTGATAATTTCAATGAAGCCAAATTTATCACATTTAGCATTCTCATATTCTGTGCTGTATGGATCACGTTTATACCAGCTTATGTCAGTTCGCCTGGGAAGTTTACTGTAGCTGTTGAGATATTTGCCATTTTAGCTTCAAGTTTTGGTTTACTGTTATGCATATTTATTCCTAAATGTCATATCATTCTGTTTAAGCCTGAACAAAACACAAAGCAATACATGATGGGGAAAGTACCATCTAAGTCATATTGA